One Triticum dicoccoides isolate Atlit2015 ecotype Zavitan chromosome 4B, WEW_v2.0, whole genome shotgun sequence genomic window carries:
- the LOC119292563 gene encoding WD repeat-containing protein 44-like, translated as MRDMEDRFLVQNATLLRVREEMLATRAAVRDYHNMRAATYNMQNRTLVTRTTELAQSRTAAAQLVQRVTELEGQLRVLGQERDQVVSACNRLEKDLVDLADQAEQHTQQVQQLKADEEQLRAEFETQRTDWAKKEKLLHGGYSVIEDMLDEFLPGHSVAICMAIEAQREEYRRKGKEIAQDRPQTLGEQLMAVWMRLEPMRRLLRRLQRTESQVLEGLWPGGQIPRTPSRTADWLKVAANRLEAWKSSAARARAAKVLEFVKAWYPGVRLAQLATFRQEALPELVAEREDIAIRASALADYADVGVFISERGDDGADHNPNTPPLVFSSIYGKPGTRRQAIRFATARQEPYTMSHKDDGEVGVLVESHDNGFREAATDDEDGRSEQESFFQCLDRMEPPGDADQGFPSDDGEEDGLSDAARVSFATAVDDRLQEEQAELDEDEGDEEEDLSTYDYDMWMEADEPVPIKERRRRLLHGMGLNSSRDILRSRIARTRNASRRPPRRAFAPSTAPSAASTPLQIIKRQPSAFLKRCRSDSRLAVRGAASRKLTALRRVHSAPHSLQGSPMHRALRSAARCPLPSVASKDDGGGENRNCNLDDGNVFAVNGSQSTDGARGAAHNAHGFAGYTPLVKQLMRRSQSQTVKAGAGNKDGGMPTIKKPRWLKNMKIVATVAALIHEKDRDRDRSSALPSAMTMSKSKSSSSAAAADSASTSSSSTERLKVHHSGQSSKDLTGLYMRQEVRAHEGSIWSIKFSADAQYLASGGEDRVVRVWQVVHTDASPSILTPDLSTGKILPPLAPADGGSLAGAPGLAALSRKVLRGKSSKHVLPEHVVLPETVFALAEQPACVFEGHEDDVLDLSWSKQSSRLLSSSMDKTVRLWDVESKACLQVFGHSDYVTCIQFNPADEGYFISGSLDCRVRIWSVAERQVVDWSDLNDMVTAASYTPDGQAAIVGSHKGCCRFYKTRDCKLNQEAQIDMRISKKRKSQAKKITGFQFAPGNPSEILVTSADSQIRVFNGITVLQKFKGFKNTSSQLSASYSGDGRYVVCASEDSHVYVWRRAAGGMGSAAGGGIGVKAKTWLTSRSYEYFFCRDVSAAVPWPGSSPSPLPRAGDERASSSVHGGAGRRASDNDPFGDGVQLPPRPKSGPLTFPGSQAEMLRMGPSSREAGCNAWGMVVVTAGLGGEMRVYQNFGMPVGIKGQK; from the exons ATGCGGGACATGGAGGACAGGTTCCTCGTCCAGAACGCCACCCTCCTGAGGGTGAGGGAAGAGATGCTGGcaacgcgggcagccgtccgg gactaccacaacatgCGAGCGGCCACCTACAACATGCAGAACCGGACGCTCGTCACCCGGACTACTGAGCTGGCTCAGAGCCGAA CGGCTGCCGCCCAGCTAGTTCAGCGCGTGACTGAGCTCGAAGGCCAGCTCCGGGTTTTGGGGCAGGAGCGCGACCAGGTGGTCTCAGCGTGCAACCGGCTGGAGAAGGACCTGGTGGACCTGGCGGACCAGGCCGAACAGCACACGCAGCAGGTCCAGCAGCTGAAGGCGGACGAGGAGCAACTCAGGGCCGAGTTCGAGACCCAGCGCACAGACTGGGCCAAGAAGGAGAAGCTCCTCCATGGCGGCTACTCTGTGATCGAGGACATGCTTGACG AGTTCCTCCCGGGCCACTCCGTCGCCATCTGCATGGCCAtcgaggcccagcgcgaggagTATAGGCGCAAGGGGAAGGAGATCGCGCAGGACCGGCCTCAGACCTTGGGCGAACAGCTCATGGCTGTCTGGATGCGCCTCGAGCCAATGCGCCGCCTGCTCCGCCGGCTTCAGCGCACCGAGTCGCAGGTCTTGGAGGGCTTGTGGCCGGGTGGTCAGATCCCGCGGACTCCCAGTCGGACGGCCGACTGGCTGAAGGTGGCGGCGAACCGGCTCGAAGCCTGGAAGAGCTCTGCGGCGCGGGCTAGGGCTGCCAAGGTGCTGGAGTTCGTCAAGGCCTGGTACCCCGGCGTGCGTCTGGCACAGTTGGCGACCTTCCGTCAGGAGGCACTGCCGGAGCTGGTGGCGGAGCGCGAGGACATCGCCATCCGAGCGTCGGCTCTCGCCGACTACGCCGACGTCGGCGTCTTCATCTCGGAGCGGGGAGACGACGGCGCCGACCACAATCCGAACACGCCACCTCTAGTATTTTCGTCCATTTACGGGAAACCGG GCACGCGCCGGCAGGCCATTCGTTTTGCCACCGCCAGGCAAGAACCGTACACCATGAGCCACAAGGACGACGGCGAGGTGGGTGTCCTCGTTGAGAGCCATGACAATGGATTCCGGGAGGCGGCGACGGACGACGAGGATGGCCGCAGCGAGCAGGAGTCTTTCTTTCAATGCCTCGATCGCATGGAGCCCCCCGGCGATGCCGACCAGGGCTTCCCCTCCGACGACGGTGAGGAGGATGGCCTCAGCGACGCTGCCCGTGTCTCCTTTGCCACCGCCGTGGATGACCGGCTCCAGGAGGAGCAGGCGGAGCTGGACGAGGATgagggagacgaggaggaggacttGTCGACGTACGACTACGACATGTGGATGGAGGCGGACGAGCCCGTGCCCATCAAGGAGCGTCGCCGCCGACTGCTCCATGGGATGGGCCTCAACAGCAGCAGAGATATCCTCCGAAGCCGCATCGCCAGGACGAGGAACGCTTCCAGGCGTCCACCGCGGCGGGCGTTCGCGCCGAGCACCGCGCCGTCTGCGGCTTCCACGCCTCTCCAGATCATCAAACGGCAGCCCAGCGCCTTCCTTAAACGTTGCCGGTCGGATAGCCGACTCGCCGTCCGAGGCGCCGCCTCGAGAAAGCTGACGGCATTACGCCGCGTGCACTCGGCACCGCACTCTCTGCAAGGTTCGCCCATGCACAGGGCTCTCCGATCAGCCGCTCGTTGTCCGTTGCCATCAGTGGCGTCCAAGGACGATGGAGGAGGAGAAAATAGAAACTGCAACCTAGATGACGGCAACGTGTTCGCCGTGAACGGCAGTCAGTCCACGGACGGCGCGCGCGGCGCGGCCCACAACGCCCATGGCTTCGCCGGGTACACCCCGCTGGTGAAACAGCTCATGCGGCGAAGCCAGAGCCAGACTGTGAAGGCGGGGGCGGGGAACAAGGACGGCGGGATGCCGACGATTAAGAAACCACGGTGGCTGAAGAACATGAAGATCGTCGCCACAGTCGCCGCCCTCATCCACGAGAAAGACAGGGACAGGGACAGGTCGTCCGCGCTTCCGTCCGCGATGACCATGTCCAAGTCCAAgtcgtcgtcgtcggcggcggcggcggacagcgCCTCAACGTCGTCGTCGTCCACCGAGCGGCTCAAGGTGCACCACTCCGGCCAGTCGAGCAAGGACCTGACGGGGCTGTACATGCGGCAGGAGGTGCGCGCGCACGAGGGGTCCATATGGAGCATCAAGTTCAGCGCTGACGCCCAGTACCTCGCAAGCGGCGGGGAGGACCGCGTGGTGCGTGTCTGGCAGGTCGTGCACACCGACGCCTCCCCCTCTATCCTGACGCCGGATCTCTCGACCGGCAAGATTCTTCCCCCGCTGGCTCCCGCCGACGGCGGGTCCTTGGCGGGGGCACCGGGGCTGGCAGCGCTGTCGAGGAAGGTCCTGCGCGGGAAGAGCAGCAAGCACGTGCTCCCGGAGCACGTGGTGCTGCCGGAGACCGTGTTCGCGCTCGCCGAGCAGCCGGCGTGCGTCTTCGAGGGCCACGAGGACGACGTGCTGGACCTGTCGTGGTCCAAGCAGTCGTCGAGGCTGCTGTCGTCGTCCATGGACAAGACGGTGCGGCTGTGGGACGTGGAGAGCAAGGCGTGCCTGCAGGTGTTCGGGCACAGCGACTACGTGACGTGCATCCAGTTCAACCCGGCGGACGAAGGCTACTTCATCAGCGGCTCGTTGGACTGCAGGGTGCGCATCTGGAGCGTGGCGGAGCGGCAAGTCGTCGATTGGAGCGACCTCAACGACATGGTCACCGCCGCCAGCTACACCCCCGACGGCCAG GCTGCGATCGTTGGATCGCACAAGGGGTGCTGTCGGTTCTACAAGACAAGAG ATTGCAAGCTGAACCAGGAGGCTCAGATCGACATGAGGATATCCAAGAAGCGCAAGTCGCAGGCGAAGAAGATCACCGGATTCCAG TTTGCGCCGGGGAACCCGTCGGAGATCCTGGTGACGTCGGCGGACTCGCAGATCCGGGTGTTCAACGGCATCACCGTCCTCCAGAAGTTCAAAG GGTTCAAGAACACCAGCAGCCAGCTCTCGGCGTCCTACTCCGGCGACGGCCGCTACGTGGTCTGCGCCAGCGAGGACTCGCACGTCTACGTCTGGAGACGCGCCGCCGGCGGCATGGGCTCCGCTGCAGGAGGAGGCATCGGCGTCAAGGCCAAGACGTGGCTCACCAGCCGCTCCTATGAGTACTTCTTCTGCAGGGACGTGTCCGCCGCGGTGCCGTGGCCCGGGTCCTCCCCGTCGCCGCTCCCGCGCGCGGGAGACGAGCGCGCGTCGTCGAGCGTCCATGGCGGCGCTGGCAGGAGAGCGTCGGACAATGACCCGTTCGGCGACGGCGTGCAGCTGCCACCACGTCCCAAGTCCGGGCCGCTTACGTTCCCCGGCTCACAGGCGGAGATGCTGCGCATGGGGCCGTCGTCGCGGGAAGCCGGCTGCAACGCGTGGGGGATGGTGGTGGTCACGGCGGGCCTGGGCGGGGAGATGAGGGTGTACCAGAACTTCGGGATGCCAGTGGGGATCAAAGGGCAGAAGTGA